Genomic segment of Parageobacillus genomosp. 1:
ACGTTATGGGCAACAAAATAAGATTGCTGCAGCATATCGACTACTTCCGCCGCTTTTTCGGCAAAGCTTGGCGCGTTTTCCACCATTTGTTCGTTAATATTTGTTAATTGTTGAACAAATGGGGGGATCGTCCGGTCGGGATTAAAAAAGCTAGAGAAACGGTTGACAATTTTTCCGTTTTCGACCACAACCATTCCAAGCTGAATAATGCGGTCTCCTTTTTTGGGGACGTTTCCAGTTGTTTCTAAATCAATAACGACAAAACGTGCATGCATCTTTTGTGGTCACCTCAATGAAAAGCGTAACGAAAGGGGCTCTTTCCTATTTCGAAATAGCCCCTCTCTCCTTCTTTATAAAACCGTATGCGCCGGCTCTTCGACAATAAGCTGCTGGATGCGGTTATTCTCATCCATAATGGCGATTTTCGGACGGTGCTGGGCGATTTTCTCCTCCGGAATCATGACGTAAGAAATGACAATAATGATGTCTCCCTCTTGCACGAGGCGCGCGGCTGCCCCGTTCAAACAAAATACCCCGCTGCCCCGCTCGCCGGGAATAATATACGTTTCAAAACGCGCCCCATTATTATTGTTGACGATTTGCACTTTTTCATTAGCAACCATGCCGACGGCGTCTAAAATATCGGCGTCGATCGTAATGCTGCCAACATAATTTAAATTCGCTTCTGTCACACGGGCACGATGAATTTTCGCGTTCATTAATGTGCGGAACATAAAATCCCTCCTTAGAAACCGGCTATTACGCTATTTCGAAGATAATGTTGTCGATCAGACGCGCATTTGCAAAGCGGACCGCCACCGCAATGATCACTTTTCCAGCGAGCGTTTCGAGCGGTTTTAAGTCTGGATAAGAATAAATTTCCGCATAATCGATTTCGGCGCGAGTGTGGGTTTGAATATATTGTTTTACTAACGCACAAACTGCCTCTGCGTTTCTTTCCCCGTTTTCGACGGCTGCTTTTGCCTGCAGCAGCGCTTTGTATAAAGCTGGCGCCTCTTTTCGTTCCTCCGGCGATAAATAAACATTGCGGGAACTTTTGGCAAGACCGTCTTCCTCGCGAACGGTCGGCACCGCCACTAATTCAATCGGAAAATGAAAATCGCGGATCAATCCGTCCACCACCGCCACTTGCTGGGCATCTTTCAAACCAAAATAAGCGCGATCCGGCATCACAATATGAAACAATTTGGTTAACACGGTAGCCACTCCGTCAAAATGGCCTGGCCGCGATTTGCCGCAAAGGACATCGACCCGCTCTTTGACGACTACTTGCACGCTTAACGGGTGCGGATACATCTCCTTGACGTCCGGAGAAAAGAAAACATCGACGCCATGTTCTTTGGCGATGCGCTGATCGCGTTCGAGATCGCGCGGATAGCGCTCGAAATCTTCATTTGGTCCAAACTGCAACGGATTGACAAACACGCTTAAAGCAACGATGTCATTTTCCTCACGCGCTTTTTGGATTAAAGCAGCATGGCCTTCGTGCAAATAGCCCATCGTCGGGACAAAGCCGATCGTTTTTCCTTCGCGTCGGTATTGCTGCATAGCTGTTTGCATATCTTTTATTTTTGTTATCAC
This window contains:
- the panD gene encoding aspartate 1-decarboxylase, which produces MFRTLMNAKIHRARVTEANLNYVGSITIDADILDAVGMVANEKVQIVNNNNGARFETYIIPGERGSGVFCLNGAAARLVQEGDIIIVISYVMIPEEKIAQHRPKIAIMDENNRIQQLIVEEPAHTVL
- the panC gene encoding pantoate--beta-alanine ligase, which codes for MIVITKIKDMQTAMQQYRREGKTIGFVPTMGYLHEGHAALIQKAREENDIVALSVFVNPLQFGPNEDFERYPRDLERDQRIAKEHGVDVFFSPDVKEMYPHPLSVQVVVKERVDVLCGKSRPGHFDGVATVLTKLFHIVMPDRAYFGLKDAQQVAVVDGLIRDFHFPIELVAVPTVREEDGLAKSSRNVYLSPEERKEAPALYKALLQAKAAVENGERNAEAVCALVKQYIQTHTRAEIDYAEIYSYPDLKPLETLAGKVIIAVAVRFANARLIDNIIFEIA